From the Hevea brasiliensis isolate MT/VB/25A 57/8 chromosome 13, ASM3005281v1, whole genome shotgun sequence genome, the window GTCGACCACCAACCCAACGACCCTTCTCACTTTACCTGCCAAAAAGAAAGGCAAAAAAGTTCCTTTCAAACAACTTTTTAGCACGTGGGTTAAAATGATTGGCAAAGCAGTTTTCCTATGTAATGGAAATCCAAGGGCCATGGATGGATGGTGTTGCGTTATATTTTGCCAAGTCAACGGTCCAGATTTCCCTAAAACATGGACGCCATTATAGAAAATATAGATTCATTTTTCACGATGAGATCCGTCTCCCCGGGTGTCTGTTCTGCCCTTATCGTAGACTTTGggcttgcatttttttttttaagaaaaattgaatctttaatttttttatttaatataataaaatattttatttaacatttccttcaaaataaaagataaatttattaataaattttaattcaaatcatatttagatttatcatatttaaatttatgagattttaaatttaaataataattaattatatagaaAAGACATTATAATAAAATGGGGAGAGAGAAGAAGTAGTTTTGAGTTTTTTTATTAagctttcaaaaaataaatttggaTGGAGCAAACAACTTAATAGTCtactaaatatatttataaatatttaattattgagaAGAATTAGGCACAGAAAATTATAGAATACTCCTAACATATATAATCTTTCGTATAAAAGTGGATTTTATTATAATATGAAAGGTTGATCTTACGTAATTGTGTGAGAGATGTACATCTAATAATCCCTGAGCTTCTCCCATATATTTTCtgtgtttctctctctctctttaattGGCGATTATCCAGACAAGTCAGTCCCAGTGAGCCAGTAATTTACCTCTCTAGTCTCTACCTTCCTCATATGCAACAAACTttctttccctatatatataccctcTCCTTACTTACGTCTCTcaatctttctttttccttctcgTCTGCCTGCTCATCCATTATACTTTCCTTCTACTACTAGAATTGCTCGTCATAGTTTAGTTTTTCTGGGTTCTATTTGTTTCGAGATTCTTTAGGCAGCCATGAATGCTTTAGCAGCTACAAACCGCAATTTTCGCCATGCTGCACGGATTCTCGGCTTGGACTCCAAAGTAGAAAGGAGTCTTTTGATCCCATTTAGAGAGATCAAGGTATAGTAAAGCTGAGTCTTGGATTTGGTTTGTGTGTTATTGTCTTTACTTTTCCTTGATATGACATTTTCATAGAAAAAAGCTCTATTTTGGATCTTCTTTTGGCTTTTCGATCAGGTGGAGTGCACAATCCCCAAGGACGATGGAACTCTGGTGTCCTACATTGGATTCAGAGTGCAACATGATAATGCTCGTGGGCCCATGAAGGGAGGAATCAGATACCATCCTGAGGTCTGCGATCACAGTTTTCTTTTTCCTGCTTTTGTTGAAAAAGTTGTTTGCCTTTCTTGTGTTTTAGGcactatctgatttcattaaggCGTGTTTGGATGCTCAATGGATATACATTAGATGGAGCGTTAAGTATTTTGTTATTGTTAATTCATTTGATCGTTCTAAAGAAGTTTTCAGTGTGATCTATCTGGTTGGTTTTGACGCTAATTTCCCCCGGAAGTATAGGAGCATGTCAATTACTGCAATTTCTAtcttgaaaattatgattctttaatGCTTTTAGGTCTGAAGTGAAATTGAAAGGGATTTTTTGGGGGTGTTTTATCAACTTCTAATTGCTAGTATTCCAATGAAAATTTTCTGGAGAAGTGAATTTGGCTGGCCACTTGGGCTGCCAATACGCATTACCATGTGAGGTAATTTGTCAAATTGGGTTTGATACCGTTGTTTCCATCAGgaccatatggcttcatgcctttGAATTACGCAAATTCGCCTGCTTCTTTTTTTTAATGCTTTATGAGCATCTAGAGAATAACAATTTTCTAACTTGTGCACAATTGGATTAAACTATGAGGACGAATGACCACTGCCTACCAAAAATCTTATGATTTATGAATTAGTTTTCACCATCATGTATAAAATTGATCACACATGCATCTCTTTCTAACTGTGAACTTATCTCTTTTCTCGCATACCTACCCCAGGAATTATAATCATATGTTCCAAAGCCAACCAATCCTTTTGTCGAGTCCACGTTCTGCAAACGTGATTTCCAGAACATTTTTTCTCTTATCCAAAATTTTGCAGTGTGATTTCACTTTAAACATCTTTTCTTCAGTCCTCCCTGAACAAAAGACGGTGTGACCATTTTTGGCTTTTCACTTTTCTAGattattttttgattttataGTTTAGAATTGATTTTGATCTCTTGAAGGTTGACCCTGATGAGGTAAATGCCCTGGCTCAACTAATGACATGGAAGACTGCTGTGGCAGACATACCGTATGGTGGAGCAAAAGGAGGGATTGGTTGCAGCCCAAGGGAGTTAAGTTTAAGCGAGTTAGAACGACTCACCCGTGTCTTTACTCAGAAGATCCATGATCTCATTGGCATTCATACTGATGTTCCTGCACCAGATATGGGCACTAATGCGCAGGTCTTATAATCTTTTCCTGTTTTGCATATGTTCATTTTGGTGGGGTCAATTTTCATAAGAAAAATGTGGTGCTAATTATGGGGCTAAATGTGTAAACAGACCATGGCATGGATATTGGATGAATACTCAAAATTTCATGGTCACTCGCCGGCCGTTGTGACAGGAAAGCCCATAGTAAGCATTAAATCCTGCTTTTTCCGAGTTTgtttttctaaaatttgaaatAGATATCTAGGAGCCGAATAGAATGATATCTGTCTCCTCTATCTCATATTTAATTTGCTTTATTAGGATCTTGGTGGATCATTGGGTAGAGAGGCAGCAACTGGTCGCGGAGTTGTTTATGCTACTGAAGCTTTGCTGGCTGAATATGGGAAATCCATTGATGGTTTGACATTTGTTGTTCAGGTAAccttgaaattaaattttaattctgaATTTTATTGCAATTAAATTACGTCCACCCTGAGATTGTTATTtcattgaacattactaattaaccTCTTTTAGGGTTTTGGGAACGTCGGTTCCTGGGCAGCAAGGCTCATACATGAGAGAGGTGGAAAGGTTATTGCAGTGAGTGACATCACTGGTGCAGTCAAGAACCCAAAAGGACTTGATATTCCAGAATTGCTTAGGCATAAAGAGGCAACTGGTGGTTTGACAAATTTCCATGGTGGAGACCCTATGGATCCCAGTGGATTGCTGGTACATGAATGTGATGTCCTCATCCCATGCGCTTTAGGTGGAGTTCTGAACAGGTTTTTCCCTTTGCCAAGCAACTTGTTCATTGCTTTTCAGTTTTATTTTAAAGTATTGCATGTTCTTTTCAATTTCTTACTGCTACTGATTGCGTCTCACTtatataatagccattaactttatTGTATCTGTTGAGATTTTTTTTCTCTGTAATTAATAAAATTCGTGTAAAAGCATGTCAATTGATATTGCTGGTTAGATATCATTTGAGTTTTTGAAATCTATGTTAGAGAAAAAGAAAGCGAAAAAACATTAGATgcttttattttccaatttgatGAACTGAACTAACTTTCCGAACTCCCTATGGTTGTACTTGGAAGGGAAAATGCTGCAGATGTGAAGGCCAAGTTCATTGTAGAGGCAGCAAACCATCCTACTGATCCTGAAGCAGATGAGGTAACATTGCACTTCTGCTGTTGTTGTCTTCTACAAAAATATGGGGAAAAATATATATCGTTCTGATTTATGAGATTTTGATTTGCAGATTCTATCTAAGAAAGGAGTCATAATACTTCCTGATATATATGCCAATGCTGGAGGTGTGACTGTCAGCTATTTTGAGTGGGTTCAGGTAACacactgaaaaaaaaaatgataaaagagcTCCTCTTCTTGATATTGTTAATATAGTAATGCAAAGTTTGAAGAGCATTCCTGCTGAATGAAACCATATTATCTTCTGATAGCCTGTAATCAAGCTAATCTTTGAAACTTCTAACTGAAACCTGTAAACCATATCATAACATGTttgaaatttctccaaatttgcaGAATATTCAAGGTTTCATGTGGGAAGAAGAACAGGTGAATAAGGAGCTTCGAAGGTACATGACTCGAGCCTTCCATAACATCAAGAATATGTGCAAGACACACGATTGCAATCTTCGGATGGGTGCCTTCACCCTTGGGGTAAACCGAGTTGCACGTGCTACTTTGTTAAGGGGATGGGAAGCATAAATCAACTTTGTTTTAGTCTCCTAGTTCTTCCTTTGTTTACCCTCTTCATCCTCAAATGTATCCCCGCCTATAGCTGAAGGAGCCAACTCCATAGCTGTTGTAATCTTCAGCTAAAATTTCCTTTTCCCTTATGTGACAGAATCTCAAGATCATATCTGGATTCAAGTGGTTCATttactttttttatatatatttttttaaaaatgaattCCTGTCAACGAGGTCTAGAAAATTAGTTCCTTGTTGAAATGGATATTTTCTGTCACAATTCTTATTGACATGCCATTTGAAATAAAACTGAAATTGTTTGATAGTTTGATCTTTTGGGCAACAATTATCATTGGACTATTTTGTTATCACTGCATTCCCAGATGTTTAATTAGTCTCAGCTCCTTGGCTCAGTTAGTTTTTGCTTCTCCTATAAATTTAGAGCCAATTTGGCTaacttatttttttattcttGATTCATAAAATCCATTTTTAATAAATTCTGGTTTTACTAGAAAACCAACGAAAAGAATATTTGATATATATATCAAGTGATTTTCCTGTGGggattcttttttaattttttattttaatttattattatatgatataaatttatttattaaaaaaataaaatataaattgaaaatataagttttaaacataattttaataatatattgatatatattttttaaattataatattcaaatgtatataaataaattatttttaataaaataataatatgttattATGGGATGGATCACAGAGATTTTGGATAGGGAGATTGTCTCCCTGCTCCACACAATATGGAgatcgaaaaaaaaaaaatttcagaacatATAGAATCTTTCTCTtaagcaaataataataataatatatatatatatatatacacacaccatGATGAGATAACCATTGCCCTACCCCGCTTAGAACCTTTTTTCTTGTCACGTTTAAAGCACTACTTGGTGAAATATCAATTTCGAACCATCTGCTGGAGGTTGTAAAatcagaacaatccttaaattttaataacaaatatttatatatatatatatatatatatatatttattgtatAATACAACTTAAATTGATAATATATATTTAAGTTAATTGTAACATTtgtcacttaaatgatttaatttattataaaattgagTATGAAAGATATTATCCtatattgattatatatattttagtcaattaaATCAATTGAGTATGTGACAAATCAAGCTGATTATATATTTTAACCAATTTAACCTTTAATTATGCAATGTCACaatatatatatttgagtcaTTTGTGATAATTATTATTTCAttgattcaattgaatatatatttatatattttaataaattaaatttattgattatGTACAATATTATTACATTGATCCtatatatttgaattaattttgaaaattattatttaattgattcaattgaataAGTATTTGAGCCAAATGAATCAATTTAAACATGTGATGTGtcacattaattatatattttagttaatttaacctttaattaagtcaGCTGAATCAATTGATTATGCGCAATGTCAACATTAATCATATATGTATTTAAATCAATTGTACAATTGTCATTTAATTaactcaattaaaaataaatttgagtcaattaaattattttgagTATATAATATGTTATattaatcatatattttaatcaattgaGCATTTAATTGAGttagttaaattaattaattacgtGTAATGTCATATTGATTAcatatatttgaattaattataataattatcatttaattgaatcaatttaaatatatcatatgttgcattgatcatatattttaattattcaagtatttaattgagtaaattaagtaaatatattatttatttatatgaaataattttttttaattgagtctattgaattgatttgaaattataatattaattatttaattattattattattatatatatatatatatttatatatatttatatatatatatattaatttagtcATTAATTGacacatttaaataaaaatatattatttatattttctgtgtataaattttaatattaaattgaaaagaaaaagtaTATATGATTTCATTGTGAATCTCTAtcactaataaaataaaaaattatgatagaaattaattataatatgatGATTTATATAGAAAACAATTCAATAATGATGAttagaattaaaaaagaaaaatacgaAACATGAAAATAACATAAAGAGTATCCAATAAATGTGGATTAAATTGGCCCCTCGACCATTttcccaaataaattttctaaagctAGCCCATTGTCATTCATTTATTAGAAGCAGGATTTCCAACTTCCCCGTACTAGAGCGTTCCAAATAACTTTCCTGCAAACCAACTCACtaacaaaaacaagtttcaataaAAATTTGAAGCAGAGCTGTTAGGGCTGAGCTTTAAATCTCTATATAATGAAAAACAGAAAAAACCTGACAATGATTTGTGTGAAAAAAACGCACACGTATTCCATCCAGCTGACAaatcagatgagatatagatagaTTAGATAGAAACAGAACTAGAGCCCCTGAACAATTGGCCCAACCAAACACCTCCACTACTCTCGAATCctttattaaaaaagaaaaaaaaccacCAAATTCCTCTAACTTTCCCTTTATTGCATTTCTGTCCCTTACACTTTCCCTTTCTCTCCGCTCTCTCCATCTGCTGTCTTTTTCCTTCAGCTGACCCCATGCCATAGCTCTGCCTCTGCTTCTCCGACAAAATGCCTTCTCTCCCCAAGTCCCCCCCTACTCCTCCTTCGCTTCTCCACCAAGACAATTCCGAAGCCGAGCGCCGTCTCCGCGAGGCGGAGGAGCGCTTGCGTGAGGCCATTGAGGAACTCCAGCGCCGGCAGCGTAGGGCTGCACGTGGTGGTCCTTATCCCCCCTGTGATCACCCGCCTGATGAATGTTGTGTGGCTCACGCTATTGGCAATCTCTGCCAGAGCTTCCTTCTCTCGTACGGCGTCAGGGTCGGTGTTGGTATCTTGCTTCGAGCTTTCAAGCTCGCTAAAGGACAGTCTTACTCTTCCCTTCTGGATCTCAAGGTGAACTCTATCTATTTACGTGACAGTTTCGCAATTTTCACTATAATTATGCTTAATTGCTGTAGTACAACGAATAATCGATTGAATTTGCTATAATGGGTGAAAATTTAAATCTCAATTTTGATGACAGCAACTTGTATCAGAGAAAGATTTAATAGTGAGAGAAGAAGCATGCCGAGTTGGTTTACTGTTTGGAGGATTTACGGGGTCCTATCATGCACTCAGATGCTTATTGAGAAAGTTGAGAAGGAAAGAGACGCCATTTAATGCGTAAGCTCTTAACTTTCATTTCGCTTTCTAATATAATAATCGGGTGTCATTGATCCTATTTCTTATGTATAACATTGTTTAAGGGGATGATGGGGCAGAATTTTAGCAGGTTCGGTTGCAGGGTTGTCTGTTTTAGCATTAGATGATTCCAACCGGAGGCGTACTCTTGCTCTTTATCTCTTGGCTAGAGTAGCTCAGGTACCTTTACgtattttatattatttgatgTTTTCAGTCTGATCTGAAATTGAAGCGATAAGGGTTTGATATTTAACTCTTTAAATTAACATTAGCTGTTTTTTCTCATCAGTGTGCGTATAATTCTGCAAAGTCTAAGAACAAGTTTCACCTTTGGGGAAGCCATTGGAGACATGGTGACACGTTGCTCTTTGCTTTTGCATGTGCCCAGGTAAATCAGAGCTCCTGTTGGTATTTTGGAATCAAATTTATCCTTGAGATCAGATGTCAAGCTTTTTTCTTTTAACCTGCTTATTGACCTGGGCGTATTTTTTTACATGAGGAAGAAATTGATGTTGTTGCCCATAGAATTGGGGTTAGTGAATTGGTGTTCTTGGCTTAGAACTATCCTTTTGAAGCTAGGATTAGTAACACAGCTTGATGACCTGCTGTATTTTTGTGGGTTGGAGTGCTGGCTAATCAAGTAGCATTGAGGTTATCCTGATCAGAGTGACAACATGATATGGCTTAGGGGCAAAATAGGGAAATAGAGGGTAATACATTATGTTTGTTTGAATTTCAACTGTTAATTAGGTGCAAAAGTCAGATAGATTTTTTTTTGATGTTATGGTTTTTATGAAGACATATAGCTAAAACAGTTCGAAGTGTTGTGGTTCAGGTAATCAGTTTAAGTCAAAGTTCTGAAAAAGACCAGGGAAGGTATTAAAAGGACCGAACCAATATTGTATGCAACGTTAAGTAGGGGGAAGGTGTTAAAAGGACAGTATCAATACAGTTTGCAATATTATATAGGGATGTGttgtattata encodes:
- the LOC110655815 gene encoding glutamate dehydrogenase 2 yields the protein MNALAATNRNFRHAARILGLDSKVERSLLIPFREIKVECTIPKDDGTLVSYIGFRVQHDNARGPMKGGIRYHPEVDPDEVNALAQLMTWKTAVADIPYGGAKGGIGCSPRELSLSELERLTRVFTQKIHDLIGIHTDVPAPDMGTNAQTMAWILDEYSKFHGHSPAVVTGKPIDLGGSLGREAATGRGVVYATEALLAEYGKSIDGLTFVVQGFGNVGSWAARLIHERGGKVIAVSDITGAVKNPKGLDIPELLRHKEATGGLTNFHGGDPMDPSGLLVHECDVLIPCALGGVLNRENAADVKAKFIVEAANHPTDPEADEILSKKGVIILPDIYANAGGVTVSYFEWVQNIQGFMWEEEQVNKELRRYMTRAFHNIKNMCKTHDCNLRMGAFTLGVNRVARATLLRGWEA